One genomic window of Branchiostoma lanceolatum isolate klBraLanc5 chromosome 5, klBraLanc5.hap2, whole genome shotgun sequence includes the following:
- the LOC136434395 gene encoding uncharacterized protein has protein sequence MVVLSKPIFCNECGARAQQEDNFCDNCGERLRKRKVLETNVHCPEYIDHSDIAKFLYDNNDRLADTDRRLLQEALELITSQPKWVRKHATVAVYGQLVRATFCSGDRTNKFVVQLNSEDRPTHVVEERGWRLWFRDGFKTAWGWFKDVAGSLVGPLVKSAGSLVGPLANLAIGWSR, from the exons ATGGTTGTCCTTTCAAAGCCAATCTTCTGCAATGAGTGCGGTGCACGTGCCCAGCAGGAAGACAACTTCTGCGACAACTGCGGGGAAAGGTTGAGGAAGAGGAAGGTTCTG GAAACGAATGTCCACTGCCCCGAGTACATCGACCACTCGGACATCGCAAAATTCCTGTATGACAACAACGACCGGCTTGCGGACACGGACCGCAGACTTCTACAGGAGGCCCTTGAACTGATCACAAGCCAGCCCAAGTGGGTTCGGAAGCACGCCACAGTCGCAGTGTACGGTCAGCTTGTAAGGGCAACCTTCTGCTCCGGCGACAGAACCAACAAGTTCGTCGTACAGCTCAACTCCGAGGATCGCCCGACCCATGTGGTAGAAGAGAGGGGGTGGCGTCTGTGGTTCCGGGACGGCTTTAAGACTGCCTGGGGGTGGTTCAAAGATGTCGCTGGATCCCTCGTGGGCCCTTTGGTCAAGTCAGCTGGGTCCCTCGTGGGCCCTTTGGCCAATCTGGCTATTGGTTGGTCGCGTTAG
- the LOC136434271 gene encoding uncharacterized protein, with protein sequence MDRCKNCHSRVEPHFNYCDFCGEPQRKIEEPASMAPKYCSRCGLRASGDDNFCISCGNRLRRGYMLVEDVDCSPYIYHGDITSFLYKHYERLLETDRRLLREATTLVTSESRWVMKNAQLTVYGKRMKVVFFSKDKTNKYVVHLTGEDRPTQQVEEKGWKLQVRDGFKTAWGWMKNAASTAFGALSGMARLAIGWNR encoded by the exons ATGGATCGTTGTAAAAACTGCCATTCACGGGTCGAGCCACACTTTAACTACTGTGACTTCTGCGGTGAACCCCAGCGGAAAATAGAGGAACCCG CTTCAATGGCACCAAAGTACTGCAGCAGGTGCGGTCTGCGTGCGTCCGGAGATGACAATTTCTGCATTAGCTGTGGAAATCGATTAAGGAGAGGGTATATGCTG GTTGAAGACGTAGACTGCTCTCCATACATCTATCACGGCGATATCACAAGTTTCCTATACAAACATTACGAGCGTCTGTTGGAGACCGATCGCAGACTCCTACGGGAGGCTACTACACTCGTCACAAGTGAGAGCCGCTGGGTCATGAAGAATGCGCAACTTACGGTATACGGAAAGCGCATGAAGGTGGTATTCTTTTCCAAGGACAAAACCAACAAATATGTGGTCCACCTCACTGGGGAAGATCGTCCAACTCAACAAGTGGAGGAAAAGGGATGGAAGCTGCAGGTGCGCGACGGCTTCAAGACGGCCTGGGGCTGGATGAAAAACGCGGCTAGCACAGCATTTGGGGCTCTGTCCGGTATGGCGAGGTTAGCAATTGGATGGAATCGATAA